In the Terriglobia bacterium genome, CCAGCACGCCCGCTACGCCGACAACCGAAGCTGGAACAACGGCCGCGACGGAATCTCGCTGGGCCACAAAGATTCCGACAACCTGTTTGTGAACAATACTTCGACCGGCAATGGCCGCGCCGGAATCTACTTCCGCGAACAGTCGAGGTCGAACGCCCCCGATCGCTGCACCTTTGAGCACAACACCATCGCGGACAACGGACGCAATGGCGAAAAGCCCGCCAACATCCACATCAACGGCATGGTCGAGAACTTGAAGTTTTTGGACAACACCATCGGTTCCGACGACGCAAAAAGCAAATCGCCGCAACTCGTCGGAATTTACATCGCTCCCCAGACGGACTTCATCACCCTGAGCCAGAACACCTTCACCGGCCCGTTCAAACAGAACATCATGAATGAGTCCAAAGGCGCCCACAACCAGATCACCGTGGAAGAAGCGCGGCGGTAGCGTAGCACAGCCACTCCTGGCTGTGGCATTGGGATAAATACACCGGCATGAGTGCCGGTGCTACGGGCAAGGCGAGCCAGCCGCTCGATACTGAGTCTGCAGCGCTTCAGTGTCAGGACGTTCGGAGGCCGAAATGGGAATCCCGGATTGCTCTTCCTTCACCACTATAAAAGATCAAACCGGGCACGTCGGGCCCGTGGGCAAACCGGACCTGCGAACGAAGATACTCGCTGTCACAATCATGGTGGTCGTTTGGTCACTGTCCACATTGCCTGCACGGCCGGCCAACGCCTACCCGCAGGACGCCGGAGCCATCCTCAGCCAGGTCGGCGATACCTATCGACATCTGAAATCCTATTCATTTAACGGAGTAGTTCAGGCCACCATCGAAGTTGACAATAGCGAGTATCGGTCGACATACGCTATGGAGCTCGTATCCCCAGGGGATCCCCACGTAGGCGTCCGCTTCAGCAGGGCTACCCCGATCAGAAAAATAGCTGGCACCGGCCCTGCGAAACCCGGCTTGGCGTATCCGGCTCCATCCGGGCTAGGATTTCAATTTTATCGTCTTCCTGAAGCAGTGGACTCGGCCAAAATCATGGGGCAAGGTTCTGTAGCCGCCAACGGCAAGGCAATCTCCTGCCTGATCGTTGAGATACATTGGCGGCTAACCGCTAACAACCAAGAAGCGGTGAAGGGCGGTGTTGAAAAACTGTGGGTGGACAAAGCCAGCCACCTTGTTCTCAAGGCAAGCTTCGCCGGGTTCAATGATAAAAACCCCGCCCATCCCCACCTTGTGGAGCATTGGGTCATAGCGTTCCAGTCTTATCAACTCAATGGAGCGGTTCCGTCTTGGTATCACGCCAATGATCACCCCCTTGGGGAAGGAGAACCGAACTCCGGCGTCGCAGCACCCCGGCACATGTCTCCGCCTCCGGCAATTGGCAGCATTGTGCCCGAGTTTACCCTCAAGGACCTGCAGGGCCAGAGCGAGAGCCTAGCAGGCGCCCGCGGCAATCCTGTTCTGATTGACTTCTGGGCGACATGGTGCGTCCCGTGCAGGGGTGTAGAAGCCTCTCTCGAACGGTTGAAGAAGCAATTGCCACCTGGGTCACTGACGATTTTTCGGATCACCAACGAGGAACCTGGCCGGGTGCGAAGCTTCCTTGCCGAGAACCACGAGAATTTTCCTACCTTGGTTCTGGGCCAGAAAGTCTGGGACCGCTTTGATGTCTATGTGTTGCCCACTCTAGTGCTGATCAACAGCACCGGGAATGTCGTCCTATACCACAAGGGATCGTTGACTGAGAACGAACTGCTCTCTGAGCTCAAGAAGATCGAGTGAGCACCGCCGCGCCTTCGCGGCCAAGGTTTGCCCGGTTGGAGCAGAAGATCTTTGCAGCTTTCGCTTATTGCGAACGAAGATCTTTTATCCGCTGCAGCCAGCTCGTGCCCAGTCGTATGCCGTGCGCTTGCCTATCAAGCCATTTAAGAAAGTAACTTTGGGTTGTACATGTCGCGCCATCTAAAATGTAACCGAGCTTTGAGACGAATTTGGAGCTTTGGGGCTGAGGCGTCGGTCGGCCAGGGCGTGAATCTGCTCCAGTTTGCGATCAATGGTCTGGGCCAGGGCGAAGGGATCGAGGCGCCGGCGCAGGGTCTGGAGTTCGGCTGCCCGCTCCCGATCGACGCCGGGTGAAGCCAACAGGCGGTCGAGCGGGGTCTGGGCGGGGCCGTAGAGGCGCCTCAACTTGGAGCCCACCCGGGATTTGCGGATCAGCTTCACCGAGGGCAGAAACAGATTCATCCACAATCGCAGCTCGTGGCCGTACAGGTCATTCATCGCCTCGACGGCCGCCGGCGTGTCGTAGCGGTCCCAGCCCAGCAGCTTGCGGACATGCGTCCAGTTCTTCTGCTCGATGTGGGCGTTGTCGTCTTTTTTGTAGGGGCGTCCGCGGGTGAACTGGATGTCACGCCGGGCGCACCAGCGACCCAGGTGCCAGTTGATAAACTCCGAACCGTTGTCGGAGTCGATGCCCAGCAGGCGGAAAGGCAGGGCGGTGGAAATCTCTTCCAGCGCGTCGCGCACCGCAGTCTCGCCCTTGCCGAGCACCGCACGGGTCTCGGTCCAGGTGGTGTGGATATCGGTGACGTTCAGCGAGTGGGCGAATTCGCCGCTGGCGGCGTTGCCCGAGTGCGAGACCAGGTCCACTTCGGTGAACCCCGGGACCTTCACGTCCCAGGAGTCGGTCTTGATGGCAATCTGGTGCTTGAGCAAGGCGCCGGGCTGGGTGCGCCCATACCGGCGCCTCTTCAACCGCTGCTTCCGCGCCCGCAGGCGGCGATCGATCTGGCGGGCGCTGATCGAGCGCAATTGGCGCTCCACCTCGG is a window encoding:
- a CDS encoding TlpA disulfide reductase family protein, producing MGIPDCSSFTTIKDQTGHVGPVGKPDLRTKILAVTIMVVVWSLSTLPARPANAYPQDAGAILSQVGDTYRHLKSYSFNGVVQATIEVDNSEYRSTYAMELVSPGDPHVGVRFSRATPIRKIAGTGPAKPGLAYPAPSGLGFQFYRLPEAVDSAKIMGQGSVAANGKAISCLIVEIHWRLTANNQEAVKGGVEKLWVDKASHLVLKASFAGFNDKNPAHPHLVEHWVIAFQSYQLNGAVPSWYHANDHPLGEGEPNSGVAAPRHMSPPPAIGSIVPEFTLKDLQGQSESLAGARGNPVLIDFWATWCVPCRGVEASLERLKKQLPPGSLTIFRITNEEPGRVRSFLAENHENFPTLVLGQKVWDRFDVYVLPTLVLINSTGNVVLYHKGSLTENELLSELKKIE
- a CDS encoding integrase translates to MSRHSRREYFLSIYGRYRRADRKLKQVILNEFCANTGYHRKYAIRMLNGPPPSRVRPCPRRPRSPSYGPGVMAVLAAVWEAAGYPWSVRLKALVPLWMPWVKRRFRVSAEVERQLRSISARQIDRRLRARKQRLKRRRYGRTQPGALLKHQIAIKTDSWDVKVPGFTEVDLVSHSGNAASGEFAHSLNVTDIHTTWTETRAVLGKGETAVRDALEEISTALPFRLLGIDSDNGSEFINWHLGRWCARRDIQFTRGRPYKKDDNAHIEQKNWTHVRKLLGWDRYDTPAAVEAMNDLYGHELRLWMNLFLPSVKLIRKSRVGSKLRRLYGPAQTPLDRLLASPGVDRERAAELQTLRRRLDPFALAQTIDRKLEQIHALADRRLSPKAPNSSQSSVTF